The following are from one region of the Brienomyrus brachyistius isolate T26 chromosome 13, BBRACH_0.4, whole genome shotgun sequence genome:
- the zfpm1 gene encoding zinc finger protein ZFPM1, translating to LGRIPVSYLGFSSHVLTDNLRLADVDGSTKVVASHRLNAGTAWGPYAGSVQTEEAGKVPEDEHPSRTLASEDPDCWLHKVPLTSTPTAANCSIYSQGEQLFCKLTCEVQHGESLLAVLTGPDAEQTSPAEHQNVSVKEESPYPAALHPEFQLLPQQAGMAAILATAVVNKDIFPCKDCGIWYRSERNLQAHLMYYCASRQKQAAGSPPQDKPKDSYPNERVCPFSHCRKSCPSASSLEIHMRTHSGERPFVCLICLSAFTTKANCERHLKVHTDTLKGVCHGCGFLSTTRDILYSHLVTSHMVCQPGSRSEVYSPGPGQPPLQPAAGKSPVEPGAPLKCQLCGFVADTPSLLQQHVRGHLEAKGPAGARHSPPSAERPDPPATTPRPDSASPGTNGASTAAREGSPSAPVGSPSPVKVKEEPQCDSTSTSEEASGREGQVKDSSSQTSSPRSPPSVHVKTELPSPTPGSSPVHVGAGGSLIPGGAVFLPQYMFGPEATIMPQASEILAKMSEMVHSRLKQGQGSGSVPAFYAAGSPVQKGATCFECDITFNNVNNFYVHKRLYCSSRHQQGEVAGPAPQGKERPAAPGCPTPYDSPPGTAGSQAPPPPHSDAESEVGTTLVVEVKSEEAAMKDPTSSEGESGGRSSEGSQSPGGSVGDTDDDPSRTFCQACNIRFSRHENYIVHKRFYCASRHDPSNQRPHQGKATFLPQPIRTRKRKKMYEIHMAQTKALTGSAAVPVPVPVPAPALAPTLATKQETVAPMTRVLEQPALPIRHLPGPSPSPSPEGEGPIDLSKRPRLREAPQVGLPALPLTDYHKCTACSISFNSIENYLAHKTFYCPATTLQQRSLEQLHRLKRSASTSPPTRLPDGPEPYPDHTESREVKPDPVAAAVSFSTQQPGLARSPSLPAPPGAKAHASPTASLPVVCPYCPPNGAIMGDLMEHFRTAHGLVLTLQPALGRIFPDDGEAARHSEAQSAPVSPTSNLSPKDPPPATPPNLGPPLHRESVNGRVKREPVSPSSPLVNGSPLGSHKGGISPLGTAPLTVSPVPDAAHSQTSPHGHSQVSPKTALVSPLQNGNTRFCRLCNIKFSSLSTFIAHKKYYCSSHSEEHVK from the exons CATCCCAGCCGGACTCTGGCGAGCGAAGACCCGGACTGCTGGCTTCATAAAGTGCCCCTCACCTCCACCCCCACTGCGGCCAACTGCTCCATCTATAGCCAAG gagagCAGCTGTTCTGCAAGCTGACCTGTGAGGTCCAACATGGAGAGAGTCTCTTGGCCGTGCTGACGGGGCCTGATGCAGAACAGACCTCCCCCGCGGAGCATCAGAATGTGTCGGTGAAGGAGGAGTCTCCCTACCCTGCTGCTTTGCACCCTGAGTTTCAGCTCCTCCCCCAACAAGCTGGCATGGCGGCCATCTTGGCCACAGCTGTCGTCAACA AGGACATCTTCCCGTGTAAGGACTGTGGAATCTGGTACCGCAGCGAGAGGAACCTACAGGCCCATCTCATGTACTACTGTGCCAGTAGGCAGAAGCAGGCGGCCGGCTCGCCCCCCCAGGACAAGCCGAAGGACTCGTACCCCAATGAGCGTGTCTGCCCCTTCTCCCACTGCAGGAAGAGCTGCCCTAGCGCCAGCTCCCTGGAGATCCACATGCGCACGCACAGCG GCGAGCGCCCCTTTGTCTGCCTCATCTGTCTGTCGGCCTTCACCACCAAGGCCAACTGCGAGCGGCACCTCAAGGTGCACACGGACACGCTGAAAGGCGTCTGCCATGGCTGCGGCTTCCTCTCCACCACCAGGGACATCCTCTACAGCCACCTGGTCACCAGTCACATGGTGTGCCAGCCAGGCTCCCGCAGTGAGGTCTACTCCCCCGGGCCGGGCCAGCCCCCGCTGCAGCCGGCTGCAG GGAAGAGTCCCGTGGAGCCTGGCGCCCCCCTGAAGTGCCAGCTGTGTGGCTTTGTGGCCGACACGCCCTCGCTCCTCCAACAGCATGTGCGGGGTCATCTGGAGGCAAAGGGCCCCGCTGGGGCCCGGCACAGCCCCCCCTCCGCGGAACGTCCGGACCCTCCTGCCACCACACCACGGCCCGACTCGGCCAGCCCCGGGACCAATGGGGCCTCGACTGCGGCTCGGGAAGGGAGTCCGTCTGCCCCAGTTGGGTCCCCGTCCCCCGTGAAGGTTAAGGAGGAGCCTCAGTGTGACTCAACCAGCACGAGTGAGGAGGCGTCAGGCAGGGAAGGGCAGGTGAAGGACAGCTCCTCTCAGACGTCCTCCCCTCGCAGTCCGCCGTCGGTGCATGTGAAGACGGAGCTCCCCAGCCCCACACCAGGATCCAGCCCCGTGCATGTGGGTGCGGGAGGGTCTCTCATCCCCGGCGGTGCCGTGTTTCTGCCACAGTACATGTTCGGGCCAGAGGCCACCATCATGCCACAGGCCTCGGAGATCCTAGCCAAGATGTCAGAGATGGTGCACAGCCGGCTGAAGCAGGGCCAGGGCtcgggcagcgtgcccgccttCTACGCCGCCGGCTCCCCCGTCCAGAAGGGGGCGACGTGCTTCGAGTGCGACATCACCTTCAACAACGTCAACAACTTCTACGTCCACAAGAGGCTCTACTGCTCCAGCCGGCACCAGCAGGGCGAGGTGGCTGGTCCCGCCCCGCAGGGGAAAGAGAGGCCGGCTGCACCGGGATGCCCCACTCCGTACGACTCCCCTCCGGGAACGGCGGGCAGccaggcccctccccccccacacagcgaCGCGGAGTCTGAGGTGGGCACCACGTTGGTGGTAGAGGTGAAGAGCGAGGAGGCGGCGATGAAGGACCCCACGTCCTCAGAGGGGGAGAGCGGCGGCCGGAGCAGCGAGGGCAGCCAGAGTcccggtggctcagtgggcgaCACTGACGACGATCCCAGCCGCACCTTCTGCCAGGCATGCAACATCCGCTTCAGCCGGCACGAGAACTACATTGTACACAAGCGCTTCTACTGCGCCTCACGCCATGACCCGTCCAACCAGCGCCCCCACCAGGGCAAGGCCACCTTCCTGCCACAGCCCATCCGAACTCGCAAGCGCAAGAAGATGTACGAGATCCACATGGCCCAGACCAAGGCCCTGACAGGTTCTGCTGCCGTCCCCGTCCCCGTTCCTGTGCCGGCCCCAGCCCTGGCTCCCACCCTGGCCACAAAGCAGGAGACCGTGGCCCCGATGACCCGGGTGTTGGAACAGCCTGCCCTGCCCATAAGGCACCTCCCTGGGCCCTCCCCTAGCCCTAGCCCTGAAGGTGAGGGCCCCATTGACCTCAGCAAGAGGCCCCGTCTGCGGGAGGCCCCTCAGGTAGGGCTGCCGGCACTGCCGCTCACCGATTACCACAAGTGCACCGCCTGCAGCATCAGCTTCAACAGCATCGAGAACTACCTGGCCCACAAGACCTTCTACTGCCCGGCCACCACCTTGCAGCAGCGCTCTCTGGAGCAGCTCCACCGGCTGAAGCGCTCCGCCTCCACGTCGCCGCCAACGCGCCTCCCGGACGGGCCGGAGCCGTACCCGGACCACACGGAAAGCAGGGAGGTGAAGCCGGATCCCGTGGCCGCGGCAGTGTCTTTCAGCACGCAGCAGCCAGGCCTCGCTAGGTCGCCCAGTTTGCCAGCACCACCCGGTGCCAAAGCACATGCCTCCCCCACCGCCAGCCTGCCCGTGGTGTGCCCTTACTGCCCACCCAATGGTGCAATCATGGGCGACCTGATGGAGCATTTCAGAACGGCGCACGGCCTGGTTCTGACCCTGCAGCCAGCGCTGGGCCGCATTTTCCCCGACGATGGGGAGGCGGCCCGCCACTCTGAGGCCCAGTCTGCTCCTGTTAGCCCCACCTCCAACCTGAGCCCCAAGGACCCTCCCCCGGCCACACCCCCAAACCTGGGCCCACCCCTTCACCGGGAAAGTGTGAACGGTCGGGTGAAGAGGGAGCCCGTCTCCCCTTCCTCGCCCCTGGTCAATGGAAGCCCCCTGGGGTCTCACAAGGGTGGGATTTCCCCTCTGGGCACCGCCCCCCTGACTGTCTCACCCGTGCCTGATGCCGCACACTCACAGACCTCCCCTCACGGGCACAGCCAAGTGTCCCCCAAGACGGCGCTCGTCTCGCCCCTGCAGAACGGCAACACGCGCTTTTGCCGTCTGTGCAACATCAAATTCAGCAGTCTCTCCACTTTTATAGCGCACAAGAAGTACTACTGCTCCTCCCACAGTGAGGAACATGTCAAATGA